The DNA region CCCCTTTCGGCAATAATGTACCGTGTTTTCCGCCGCTTTTTTCCAAAGCGTGCATGATACAAAATCGGCATCAATTTCTCCATTATGGTTTCTAAAGTGACGGCTAACGGCCAAGGTCACCTGTGTCACAGGGGTCCCGTCTGGCGTTGTCTTCAATTCGGGATCCTTCGTTAATCTTCCAACAAGAGTAACTTGATTGATCATCCTT from Neobacillus sp. FSL H8-0543 includes:
- the ssb gene encoding single-stranded DNA-binding protein translates to MINQVTLVGRLTKDPELKTTPDGTPVTQVTLAVSRHFRNHNGEIDADFVSCTLWKKAAENTVHYCRKGSVVGITGRLQTRNYENREGKKVYVTEVVTESIRFLSPKPQERPTVKKEEVPFTPTMNREEVPF